A stretch of the Vibrio gazogenes genome encodes the following:
- a CDS encoding RICIN domain-containing protein, with amino-acid sequence MKENHKIKVTSIMYMIVLMLMAAGIKGAFAENAIINGTYSLIVTQSGKALDTSQWGTIDGTNITLNDYWGGESQKFIITPVDGIWHRITPVIAPDQAFNVSKCSPDVGANIQTWSYEGGACQQFRFAETGNGTYQIITRGTDMSLNVNNLSEENDTNVMQSTSTGKENQIFTLRRHAENHISGNCPDGAICRDEEAPGLYDGKGPYTVRSYELPGAFVSLPAKAKVYYPANAEPPYSGIVFCPPFMTKQLAFAAWGPWFASHGMVLVTMDTTTIFDQVTARDNQQWRVVKALREENTRLGSPLRGKLDTDRVGIMGWSMGGGASWINAGKHRDELKTVISLAGHNMTAWFNTDIYSWYSPKELLDAAYASGRLIKIPALIINGALDTTILGGLGQSDGVYRSITNTPKVLAVLGLAGHFAWGYPTQAGRGVASLVLAFEKTFLDGDTRWAPYIQKPSALMRKWRTSDLP; translated from the coding sequence ATGAAAGAAAATCATAAAATCAAAGTCACCTCCATCATGTATATGATAGTACTGATGCTGATGGCTGCCGGAATCAAAGGAGCCTTTGCGGAAAATGCCATTATCAACGGCACGTATTCTTTGATCGTTACCCAAAGTGGCAAGGCGCTGGACACCTCGCAGTGGGGTACCATAGACGGTACGAACATTACTCTGAATGACTATTGGGGCGGTGAATCCCAGAAATTCATCATTACGCCCGTCGACGGAATCTGGCACCGGATCACACCCGTGATCGCGCCAGACCAAGCGTTCAACGTATCCAAATGCAGTCCGGATGTCGGTGCCAATATCCAAACATGGAGCTATGAAGGTGGCGCCTGCCAACAGTTCCGATTTGCTGAAACTGGAAACGGTACTTATCAGATTATTACCCGCGGCACAGACATGAGCCTGAATGTTAATAATTTATCCGAGGAAAACGATACCAACGTCATGCAATCGACCAGCACTGGCAAGGAAAATCAGATATTTACACTGCGCCGTCACGCCGAGAACCACATTAGTGGCAATTGTCCGGATGGCGCTATCTGTCGTGATGAAGAAGCCCCCGGCTTATACGACGGAAAAGGCCCCTATACTGTCAGATCATACGAGCTTCCCGGTGCCTTTGTCTCCTTGCCGGCAAAAGCCAAAGTATATTATCCCGCTAATGCAGAACCACCCTATTCAGGCATTGTGTTCTGCCCACCGTTTATGACCAAACAGCTCGCTTTTGCTGCCTGGGGTCCCTGGTTTGCTTCTCACGGTATGGTTCTTGTCACCATGGATACCACCACCATTTTTGACCAGGTCACAGCCCGTGACAATCAGCAATGGCGAGTCGTTAAGGCCCTTAGAGAAGAAAACACCCGTTTGGGCAGCCCTCTCAGAGGTAAGCTGGATACAGACAGAGTCGGAATCATGGGATGGTCCATGGGCGGAGGCGCATCTTGGATTAATGCGGGCAAACACAGAGACGAACTCAAAACAGTGATAAGTCTTGCTGGCCACAACATGACCGCCTGGTTTAACACTGACATCTATTCCTGGTATTCACCGAAGGAGCTACTTGATGCAGCTTATGCCAGTGGCAGGTTAATCAAAATTCCAGCCTTGATCATTAACGGTGCCCTGGATACCACCATTCTCGGCGGCCTGGGTCAATCAGATGGCGTTTACCGATCAATTACAAATACCCCCAAAGTTCTAGCCGTATTAGGTCTTGCTGGTCATTTTGCCTGGGGTTATCCGACTCAGGCAGGTCGAGGTGTGGCATCGCTCGTGCTTGCATTTGAAAAAACCTTTTTGGACGGTGATACACGGTGGGCACCTTATATACAAAAACCCTCAGCCCTCATGAGAAAATGGAGAACATCTGATCTGCCATAA
- the eat gene encoding ethanolamine permease: MEHDSKPGLKRTLGKFHLWGIAVGLVISGEYFGWSYGWAQAGTLGFLITTFLIATMYTAFIFSFTELSTSIPHAGGPFAYAYRAFGPVGGYIAGFATLIEFVFAPPAIAMAIGAYLNVQFPTWDPKMVAVSAYIIFMALNLIGVSIAATFELLVTILAIVELLVFMGVVSPGFSIDNFVANGWAGSNEFSGEAISGIFAAIPFAIWFFLAIEGASMAAEEAKNPKRTIPVAFIAGILTLVVLAIGVMFFAGGAGDWRELSNINDPLPQAMKMIVGNTSGWLHMLVWLGLFGLIASFHGIIMGYSRQIFALARAGFLPQSLAAVNSKYQTPHWAILAGGIIGIAAIFSDNLIVIAGQPLTANIVTMAVFGAIVMYIVSMLALFKLRRLEPNLERPFVAPLFPYAPAVALILAVLSLVAMVYYNVLIAVIFVVLFALGFVYFKATHRSDAMQAGNEMLQVPTEA; encoded by the coding sequence ATGGAACATGACAGCAAACCCGGCTTAAAAAGAACGCTAGGGAAATTTCATCTCTGGGGTATCGCGGTAGGACTCGTCATATCTGGCGAATACTTTGGCTGGAGTTATGGGTGGGCACAAGCTGGCACATTAGGCTTTTTAATTACGACATTTCTAATCGCAACCATGTATACGGCGTTCATTTTTAGCTTTACCGAACTTTCCACGTCGATCCCACATGCTGGCGGACCATTTGCTTACGCCTATCGTGCATTCGGTCCGGTTGGCGGTTACATCGCTGGCTTTGCTACGCTGATAGAGTTTGTCTTTGCGCCACCCGCGATTGCGATGGCTATTGGGGCTTATTTGAATGTTCAGTTCCCGACTTGGGATCCGAAAATGGTTGCGGTAAGTGCTTATATTATTTTTATGGCACTGAACTTGATTGGTGTGAGTATCGCTGCGACCTTCGAACTGTTAGTCACCATTCTAGCCATTGTCGAACTATTGGTATTCATGGGGGTGGTCTCTCCAGGTTTCTCTATTGATAACTTCGTAGCCAACGGCTGGGCGGGGAGCAATGAATTTTCTGGCGAAGCGATATCAGGTATCTTTGCCGCCATTCCATTCGCAATCTGGTTCTTCCTCGCCATCGAAGGTGCATCAATGGCTGCTGAAGAAGCAAAAAACCCTAAACGTACGATTCCCGTTGCATTTATCGCAGGGATATTAACGCTAGTCGTTCTGGCAATTGGTGTCATGTTCTTTGCGGGGGGCGCAGGTGACTGGCGTGAACTGTCAAACATCAACGACCCACTACCACAAGCGATGAAAATGATTGTTGGTAACACTAGCGGTTGGTTACATATGTTGGTATGGCTAGGCTTGTTCGGCTTGATAGCCTCTTTCCACGGCATCATCATGGGTTATTCTCGTCAGATCTTTGCTTTAGCACGCGCAGGCTTCTTACCTCAATCACTCGCCGCGGTAAACAGCAAATACCAGACACCTCACTGGGCCATTCTTGCCGGCGGTATCATCGGGATCGCCGCCATATTCTCGGATAACCTTATTGTTATCGCAGGACAACCTCTGACGGCAAACATCGTTACCATGGCGGTATTCGGTGCCATTGTAATGTATATTGTCTCAATGCTTGCATTATTCAAACTACGTCGCCTTGAACCGAATCTAGAGCGTCCATTTGTAGCACCGCTATTTCCTTATGCGCCGGCAGTAGCGCTTATCCTTGCCGTACTGTCTTTGGTTGCGATGGTTTACTATAACGTCTTAATCGCGGTTATCTTCGTCGTACTCTTCGCGTTAGGTTTTGTTTACTTCAAAGCAACACATCGTTCAGATGCCATGCAAGCAGGCAATGAAATGCTTCAAGTTCCAACTGAAGCCTAG
- the eutC gene encoding ethanolamine ammonia-lyase subunit EutC produces the protein MNDILPIKKLVHEDPWEKLRQFTDARIGLGRVGTSIPTAELLRFQLSHAQAMDAVHVPLDVAQLMEELEQSKHIAPLLPAFVLHSGAANRMEYLQRPDFGRQLDERSLYRLQQFRNQADQQESYDLAIVIADGLSSYAIAHHAKPFIESLLTLLNDDPTKDWNLAPLSIVEQARVAIGDDVGEALNAKEVLLLVGERPGLSSPDSMGLYLTWQPKRGTEDSLRNCISNVRPQGLNYPAAAHKCFYLLRESHRIQLTGVGLKDRSDDAQLESTTQQQFCLTSISE, from the coding sequence ATGAACGATATCCTCCCAATAAAGAAACTGGTTCATGAAGACCCATGGGAAAAGCTACGCCAATTTACCGATGCTCGCATTGGTCTTGGCCGAGTGGGAACCAGTATTCCAACCGCAGAGTTACTGCGTTTTCAGCTTTCTCATGCCCAAGCGATGGACGCGGTTCATGTTCCACTGGATGTAGCGCAGCTCATGGAAGAACTTGAACAGAGCAAACATATTGCCCCGCTTTTGCCAGCTTTTGTTTTACACAGTGGCGCAGCAAACCGAATGGAATACCTACAACGTCCAGATTTTGGTCGCCAACTGGATGAACGTTCTCTCTATCGTTTGCAGCAATTCCGTAATCAAGCCGATCAGCAAGAATCCTATGATTTGGCCATTGTCATCGCGGATGGCCTTTCATCTTATGCCATTGCTCATCACGCAAAACCATTTATAGAGTCGCTCCTCACCCTATTGAACGACGATCCGACAAAAGATTGGAATCTCGCACCGCTCAGTATCGTTGAACAAGCACGTGTCGCCATTGGCGATGATGTCGGTGAAGCACTCAATGCCAAAGAAGTTTTACTACTCGTGGGCGAACGTCCCGGCTTAAGTTCTCCAGACAGCATGGGGCTTTACCTGACTTGGCAACCCAAACGCGGCACTGAAGATTCTCTGCGGAACTGCATTTCCAATGTGCGCCCCCAAGGACTCAATTATCCTGCAGCTGCGCACAAATGCTTTTACTTATTACGTGAATCTCATCGAATCCAACTGACTGGCGTAGGACTAAAAGACCGCTCTGACGACGCTCAGCTAGAAAGTACAACACAGCAACAATTTTGTTTAACCAGCATTTCTGAATGA
- a CDS encoding ethanolamine ammonia-lyase subunit EutB: protein MASYRYQLGTQTYQFESLAEVMAKATPLRSGDQLAGVCAHSAEERVVAQMVLADLPLRVFLNEALIPYEKDEITRLIIDEHDADAFKTISHLTVGDFRNWLLQETTTDFELAKVRSGITPEMAAAVSKIMRNQDLILVAKKCQVITKFRNTIGLPGHLSTRLQPNHPTDDVNGIAASIFDGLMYGNGDAVFGINPATDSVTQAIQLMKLMDDVIQHYEIPTQSCVLTHVTNTIEAIEKGAPVDLVFQSIGGTEATNQGFGVNANVLAEAYDAALSLNRGTVGNNVMYFETGQGSSLSANGHHGLDQQTCEARAYALARKFNPLLVNTVVGFIGPEYLFDGKQIIRAGLEDHFCGKLLGLPMGCDICYTNHAYADQNDMDNLLTLLGVAECSFIMGIPGSDDIMLNYQTTSFHDALYARQVLGLRPAPEFDAWLKAMKISPQDNHVQLNNELAPSFIQPLRLIQEVS, encoded by the coding sequence ATGGCGAGTTACCGTTACCAACTAGGCACGCAAACCTATCAATTTGAATCTCTAGCCGAGGTGATGGCGAAAGCAACACCATTACGCTCAGGCGATCAACTTGCGGGCGTTTGCGCCCACTCTGCCGAAGAACGCGTCGTTGCACAAATGGTTTTGGCGGATCTTCCACTAAGGGTATTCCTCAACGAAGCTCTAATTCCGTATGAGAAAGACGAAATCACCCGTTTAATTATCGATGAGCATGATGCCGATGCCTTCAAAACAATCTCACATTTAACCGTTGGTGATTTTCGCAATTGGCTATTACAAGAAACGACCACCGATTTTGAGTTAGCAAAAGTCCGTTCGGGAATAACACCTGAAATGGCAGCAGCGGTATCGAAGATCATGCGTAACCAAGATTTAATTTTGGTGGCGAAGAAATGTCAGGTGATTACTAAGTTCCGCAATACTATTGGCCTTCCGGGACATCTGTCTACTCGTCTTCAGCCCAATCATCCAACCGATGACGTCAACGGTATTGCGGCCTCAATCTTCGATGGCCTCATGTATGGTAATGGCGATGCGGTTTTCGGAATAAATCCGGCAACCGATAGTGTCACGCAGGCGATTCAGTTGATGAAGTTGATGGATGACGTGATTCAGCATTATGAAATTCCGACTCAATCGTGTGTCTTAACTCATGTAACCAATACCATCGAAGCAATTGAAAAAGGCGCACCCGTTGATCTGGTTTTTCAGTCTATTGGTGGAACGGAAGCAACCAACCAAGGATTTGGTGTTAATGCCAATGTGCTGGCGGAAGCTTACGACGCCGCATTAAGCCTGAATCGTGGAACCGTGGGAAATAACGTGATGTATTTTGAAACGGGCCAGGGAAGTTCACTTTCGGCAAACGGACACCATGGGCTTGACCAACAAACCTGTGAAGCAAGAGCTTATGCTTTAGCGCGTAAATTTAACCCCCTTTTAGTCAATACTGTGGTTGGCTTTATCGGCCCAGAATACTTATTCGATGGTAAACAAATCATCCGTGCAGGCTTGGAAGATCATTTCTGCGGCAAGTTATTGGGCTTACCAATGGGCTGCGATATTTGTTACACCAACCACGCCTATGCAGACCAAAATGACATGGACAACCTGCTCACACTGCTTGGTGTGGCCGAATGCTCGTTTATCATGGGAATTCCGGGTTCCGATGACATCATGCTCAATTATCAAACGACATCATTCCACGATGCGCTTTATGCTCGTCAGGTGCTTGGTTTACGTCCGGCACCTGAGTTCGATGCTTGGCTGAAAGCGATGAAAATCTCACCCCAAGACAATCACGTTCAGCTAAACAATGAGCTTGCCCCATCGTTCATTCAACCCCTGCGGCTAATTCAGGAGGTGTCATGA